The following proteins come from a genomic window of Streptomyces liliiviolaceus:
- the lon gene encoding endopeptidase La, with amino-acid sequence MTLTSEPLTLPVLPLDDEVVLPGMVVPLDLNDADVRAAVEAAQAAARSTGASKPRVLLVPRIDGTYANTGVLGTVEQVGRLADGDPGALIRGRGRVRVGAGTTGPGAALWVEGTQVEETVPDPLPGSVTELVKEYKALATNWLKKRAAWQVVDRVQQIDDVSALADNSGYSPFLTTAQKVELLETSDPVTRLKLATEQLREHLAEQDVAESIAKDVQEGVDKQQREFLLRRQLEAVRKELRELNGEAEGEESDDYRARVEAADLPEKVREAALKEVEKLERSSDQSPEGSWIRTWLDTVLELPWNERTQDEYDIQGAKTVLDAEHAGLDDVKERITEYLAVRKRRNDRGLGVVGGRRGGAVLALVGPPGVGKTSLGESVAHAMGRKFVRVALGGVRDEAEIRGHRRTYVGALPGRIVRAIKEAGSMNPVVLLDEIDKVGSDFRGDPAAALLEVLDPAQNHTFRDHYLEVELDLSDVVFLATANVLEAIPEALLDRMELVRLDGYTEDEKVVIARDHLLPRQLERAGLESAEVTLDESALRRLAGEYTREAGVRNLERSVARLLRKIAAQHELGERKLPFTVGADDLRALIGRPHHVPESAQDPAERRTAVPGVATGLAVTGAGGDVLFVEASLADPETGAAGLTLTGQLGDVMKESAQIALSFLRSHGAELELPVADLKDRGVHIHFPAGAVPKDGPSAGVTMTTALASLLSGRLVRTDVAMTGEVSLTGRVLPIGGVKQKLLAAHRAGVTTVIIPKRNEADLDDVPAEVLEKLDVHAVTDVRQVLELALAPATNGAATEVPVAA; translated from the coding sequence ATGACTTTGACGTCCGAACCGCTCACTCTGCCCGTGCTGCCGCTCGACGACGAGGTCGTGCTGCCCGGCATGGTGGTGCCCCTGGACCTGAACGACGCCGATGTACGCGCCGCGGTGGAGGCCGCGCAGGCTGCCGCCCGTTCCACCGGTGCCAGCAAGCCGAGGGTGCTTCTTGTTCCGCGCATCGACGGCACGTACGCGAACACGGGGGTGCTCGGCACGGTCGAGCAGGTGGGACGCCTCGCCGACGGTGACCCCGGTGCCCTGATCCGCGGTCGCGGACGGGTGCGCGTGGGCGCCGGTACGACCGGGCCGGGAGCGGCCCTGTGGGTGGAGGGCACACAGGTCGAGGAGACCGTGCCGGACCCGCTGCCCGGCTCCGTGACCGAGCTGGTCAAGGAGTACAAGGCGCTGGCCACGAACTGGCTGAAGAAGCGGGCCGCCTGGCAGGTCGTGGACCGCGTCCAGCAGATCGACGACGTGTCCGCCCTGGCCGACAACTCCGGCTACTCGCCGTTCCTGACGACCGCGCAGAAGGTCGAGCTCCTGGAGACCTCCGACCCGGTGACCCGGCTGAAGCTCGCCACCGAGCAGCTGCGCGAGCACCTCGCCGAGCAGGATGTCGCCGAGTCCATCGCCAAGGACGTACAGGAAGGTGTGGACAAGCAGCAGCGGGAGTTCCTGCTGCGGCGGCAGCTGGAGGCCGTGCGCAAGGAGCTGCGCGAGCTGAACGGCGAGGCCGAGGGCGAGGAGTCCGACGACTACCGGGCCCGCGTCGAGGCCGCCGATCTCCCCGAGAAGGTCCGTGAGGCCGCGCTCAAGGAGGTCGAGAAGCTGGAGCGCTCCAGCGACCAGTCGCCCGAGGGCTCCTGGATCCGCACCTGGCTCGACACCGTGCTCGAACTCCCGTGGAACGAGCGAACGCAGGACGAGTACGACATCCAGGGCGCCAAGACGGTCCTGGACGCCGAGCACGCGGGCCTGGACGACGTGAAGGAGCGGATCACCGAGTACCTGGCGGTCCGCAAGCGGCGCAACGACCGGGGTCTCGGTGTCGTGGGCGGCCGGCGCGGCGGCGCGGTGCTCGCGCTCGTCGGCCCGCCCGGCGTCGGCAAGACCTCGCTCGGCGAGTCCGTCGCGCACGCCATGGGCCGCAAGTTCGTCCGGGTCGCCCTCGGCGGCGTACGGGACGAGGCGGAGATCCGCGGCCACCGGCGTACGTACGTCGGCGCGCTGCCCGGCCGGATCGTACGGGCGATCAAGGAGGCCGGGTCCATGAACCCGGTGGTCCTGCTCGACGAGATCGACAAGGTCGGCTCCGACTTCCGGGGCGACCCGGCGGCGGCCCTCCTCGAAGTCCTCGACCCGGCCCAGAACCACACCTTCCGGGACCACTACCTTGAGGTCGAGCTCGACCTGAGCGACGTCGTCTTCCTGGCCACGGCCAACGTGCTGGAGGCCATCCCGGAGGCGCTGCTCGACCGCATGGAACTGGTGCGGCTCGACGGGTACACCGAGGACGAGAAGGTCGTCATCGCCCGCGACCACCTGCTCCCGCGCCAGCTGGAGCGGGCCGGTCTGGAGAGCGCCGAGGTCACCCTCGACGAGAGCGCGCTGCGCAGGCTGGCCGGCGAGTACACCCGCGAGGCGGGCGTACGGAACCTGGAGCGGTCCGTCGCACGGCTGCTCCGCAAGATCGCGGCGCAGCACGAACTCGGCGAGCGGAAGCTGCCGTTCACGGTCGGCGCGGACGATCTGCGCGCGCTGATCGGCAGGCCGCACCACGTGCCCGAGTCCGCCCAGGACCCGGCCGAGCGCCGCACCGCGGTGCCCGGGGTGGCGACCGGTCTCGCGGTCACCGGCGCCGGTGGTGACGTCCTCTTCGTCGAGGCGTCGCTCGCCGACCCGGAGACGGGCGCGGCGGGGCTGACCCTCACCGGTCAGCTGGGCGACGTGATGAAGGAGTCGGCGCAGATCGCGCTCTCCTTCCTCCGCTCGCACGGCGCCGAGCTGGAACTGCCCGTCGCCGACCTCAAGGACCGGGGTGTGCACATCCACTTCCCGGCGGGCGCGGTGCCGAAGGACGGCCCGAGCGCGGGTGTCACGATGACGACGGCACTGGCCTCGCTCCTGTCGGGCCGGCTGGTCCGCACCGACGTGGCCATGACCGGTGAGGTCTCGCTCACCGGGCGGGTGCTGCCGATCGGCGGCGTCAAGCAGAAGCTGCTCGCCGCGCACCGGGCCGGGGTCACCACGGTGATCATCCCGAAGCGCAACGAGGCCGACCTGGACGACGTACCGGCCGAGGTCCTGGAGAAGCTCGACGTCCACGCGGTGACGGACGTCCGCCAGGTCCTGGAACTGGCGCTGGCTCCGGCGACGAACGGCGCGGCGACGGAGGTTCCGGTGGCCGCGTGA
- a CDS encoding sensor histidine kinase has translation MRAPVQKMRPRRKGRQPASGGASGHTPNSPAPQDTPDPAGRGRPAHVRSRLIVAVAVVAAAIAGAGAPSVIAASGQLNDSQNLVTSAERTQDALALAHSLADERDEVTAYLAAGRPKGDAPSERRSARVDRQVDELRVAAVEADAPASFLKTLDAIAAVRRSALTGESSALEAHRAYSTALTELHSLAEDLAEDIPPRAGSGAHALADLDTAVQQAASTRGLLLAALSVPTSTQTTTDPITGLPTTTTTSSAAATKQRDALTAAAQQAYVREQAALADFAGTAPKADRTSYDSTVNGPDVVSAEKYLASLADQPTLSEDELATSTKKLDAALSSRVELMRGVEASLNTQRAEELAQLRDDDVTALEIRVAILGALMLLAVGVSTGMARSLTRPLSVLRRGSARLAAEPGTGDPVKFTGRNDEFAQVVRSVNTLHTHALALQERLGTLEGDRKHLIGQRQKMADERDRFRTELAEATAHLEQVRQNIHGTYVSLALRTLGLVERQLGVIEGLEEREQDPERLGTLFKLDHFATVMRRHSENLLVLAGAEHGHQHPGPVPLVDVVRAAVSEVERYERVRISALPPHAHLAGFAADDISHLVAELLENASSFSPPDIPVEVSGWLLESGEVMLSVQDEGIGMTGERLERLNTRLAAFDPEDPYDEESGEGLGLGLYVVARLAHRHGVRVQLREQKQGGITAVVVLPKALLAAAPTVAVPQATTARTPGGAAAMSLPGADAEVNSNVLYGRQGRDPLIAAAEDTLRETDGAGTALAPPEPTADPEPTADPESAATPEPAATATAPAGTADLDDPEPSEAADPEPEQPTGPETTMVLMAPVPPVSPSDEPVEAAEAAEPTEPGAASPSDAPAVRLPAQATKDHRAETHRAPDPYAIGPDSHERAPDDVQTSVESVESAEPVERITDKGLPKRTPRIAAPAPAAGPRQTPVDAEALRRRLGGFHRGASEGRRDVEAEIAEQTSELETSAAHAVETKGDTVEEASS, from the coding sequence ATGCGAGCACCGGTGCAGAAAATGCGGCCTCGGCGCAAAGGCAGGCAGCCGGCCTCGGGTGGAGCCTCCGGGCACACCCCGAACTCACCGGCACCGCAGGACACTCCGGACCCCGCGGGACGAGGTCGACCCGCTCACGTACGCAGTCGGCTGATCGTCGCCGTCGCCGTCGTGGCCGCCGCGATCGCCGGAGCGGGCGCTCCGTCCGTGATCGCCGCCTCCGGACAGCTGAACGATTCCCAGAACCTGGTGACGTCGGCCGAGCGGACCCAGGACGCCCTGGCCCTCGCCCACTCACTGGCCGACGAACGCGACGAGGTCACCGCGTACCTCGCGGCCGGCCGGCCGAAGGGCGACGCCCCCTCGGAGCGCCGCAGCGCCCGCGTGGACCGCCAGGTCGACGAACTGCGCGTCGCCGCCGTCGAGGCGGACGCCCCCGCGTCCTTCCTCAAGACGCTCGACGCGATCGCCGCCGTCCGCAGGTCGGCGCTCACCGGGGAGAGCAGCGCCCTCGAAGCACACCGGGCGTACTCGACGGCCCTCACCGAACTCCACTCCCTCGCCGAGGACCTGGCCGAGGACATCCCGCCCCGCGCGGGCTCCGGCGCGCACGCTCTCGCCGACCTCGACACCGCCGTCCAGCAGGCCGCCTCGACCCGTGGTCTGCTGCTCGCCGCGCTGAGCGTGCCCACCAGCACGCAGACCACCACCGACCCGATCACGGGCCTGCCCACCACGACCACCACGTCGTCGGCCGCCGCGACCAAGCAGCGCGACGCGCTCACCGCCGCGGCCCAGCAGGCGTACGTCCGTGAGCAGGCGGCCCTGGCCGACTTCGCCGGCACGGCACCCAAGGCGGACCGGACCTCGTACGACTCCACCGTCAACGGACCGGATGTCGTGTCCGCCGAGAAGTACCTGGCGAGCCTGGCGGACCAGCCCACCCTCTCCGAGGACGAACTGGCCACCAGCACCAAGAAGCTGGACGCGGCGCTCTCCTCCCGTGTCGAGCTGATGCGCGGGGTCGAGGCGTCCCTCAACACCCAGCGCGCCGAGGAACTCGCCCAACTGCGCGACGACGACGTCACCGCGCTGGAGATCCGCGTCGCGATCCTCGGTGCGCTGATGCTGCTCGCCGTCGGCGTCTCCACCGGGATGGCCCGGTCGCTCACGCGCCCGCTGTCCGTCCTGCGCCGCGGTTCGGCACGCCTGGCCGCCGAGCCCGGCACCGGCGACCCGGTCAAGTTCACCGGCCGCAACGACGAGTTCGCGCAGGTCGTGCGCTCCGTCAACACGCTCCACACGCACGCCCTCGCGCTCCAGGAGCGCCTCGGCACGCTGGAGGGCGACCGCAAGCACCTCATCGGCCAGCGCCAGAAGATGGCCGACGAACGCGATCGGTTCCGTACCGAACTCGCCGAGGCCACCGCCCATCTGGAGCAGGTCCGGCAGAACATCCACGGCACCTATGTCAGCCTGGCCCTGCGCACCCTGGGCCTGGTCGAACGGCAGCTCGGTGTCATCGAGGGCCTCGAAGAGCGCGAGCAGGACCCCGAGCGCCTCGGCACCCTCTTCAAGCTCGACCACTTCGCCACCGTCATGCGCCGTCACAGCGAGAACCTGCTGGTCCTCGCGGGCGCCGAGCACGGCCACCAGCACCCCGGGCCCGTCCCGCTGGTCGACGTGGTCCGCGCGGCCGTCAGCGAGGTCGAACGCTACGAGCGCGTCCGGATCTCCGCGCTGCCGCCGCACGCGCACCTCGCCGGGTTCGCGGCGGACGACATCAGCCACCTGGTGGCCGAACTCCTGGAGAACGCCTCCTCGTTCTCGCCGCCCGACATCCCCGTCGAGGTCTCCGGCTGGCTCCTGGAGAGCGGCGAGGTCATGCTCTCCGTCCAGGACGAGGGCATCGGCATGACCGGTGAGCGGCTGGAGCGGCTCAACACCCGCCTCGCGGCCTTCGACCCCGAGGACCCGTACGACGAGGAGAGCGGCGAGGGCCTCGGGCTCGGCCTGTACGTGGTGGCCCGGCTCGCCCACCGGCACGGTGTGCGCGTGCAGTTGCGCGAGCAGAAACAGGGCGGCATCACGGCCGTCGTGGTCCTGCCCAAGGCACTGCTCGCCGCCGCGCCGACCGTGGCGGTCCCGCAGGCGACCACCGCCCGCACGCCCGGGGGCGCCGCCGCGATGTCCCTGCCGGGAGCGGACGCCGAGGTCAACTCCAATGTCCTGTACGGCCGTCAGGGCCGCGACCCGCTGATCGCGGCGGCGGAGGACACCCTGCGCGAGACGGACGGGGCGGGGACGGCTCTCGCCCCGCCCGAGCCGACCGCCGATCCCGAGCCGACCGCCGATCCCGAGTCGGCTGCCACGCCCGAGCCGGCCGCCACCGCCACGGCCCCCGCCGGAACCGCCGACCTCGACGACCCCGAGCCGTCCGAGGCCGCCGACCCGGAGCCGGAGCAGCCCACCGGCCCCGAGACCACCATGGTCCTCATGGCCCCGGTGCCTCCCGTGTCTCCGTCGGACGAGCCCGTCGAGGCCGCCGAGGCCGCTGAGCCCACCGAACCCGGCGCCGCGTCCCCCTCGGACGCCCCGGCGGTCCGGCTCCCGGCCCAGGCCACCAAGGACCACCGCGCCGAGACGCACCGCGCCCCCGACCCGTACGCCATCGGCCCCGACAGCCACGAGCGCGCCCCGGACGACGTACAGACGTCGGTGGAGTCGGTGGAGTCGGCGGAGCCGGTGGAGCGGATCACCGACAAGGGGCTGCCCAAGCGGACCCCGAGGATCGCCGCGCCCGCGCCGGCCGCCGGACCGCGGCAGACGCCCGTCGACGCCGAGGCACTGCGCCGCCGCCTCGGTGGGTTCCACCGGGGTGCCAGCGAGGGCCGCCGCGATGTCGAAGCGGAGATCGCCGAACAGACGTCGGAGCTGGAGACGTCCGCCGCACATGCCGTAGAAACCAAGGGGGACACCGTCGAGGAGGCAAGCAGTTGA
- a CDS encoding rhomboid-like protein gives MAERRERAEFSGPRKGREERHAQPSPSGGPTGPPAPSGPRKGRGERRDKPPPDPHPHPNPNPPSARAPGSRRWGWPLPTPTGTPFTFGYAVVLLLTSLFTEYADPHLVSRVLQGSSTDVVHLAQAPVPVLIASALWIAGGISSVFAIAFLLVLTALERRIGGLRTAGVFLLGHVVATLATEIPVGLSVLAGHLPDSSLHRYDYGISFGVAASAGALAGLLTLWPRLLLLAVSAWLVGEGLVAFTDPLTNWGHLLALAVGVATWPWVRRTRDQVATPEAQLQDGAGDPTGAA, from the coding sequence ATGGCGGAGCGAAGGGAGAGGGCCGAGTTCTCCGGCCCCCGCAAGGGGCGCGAGGAACGGCACGCCCAGCCCTCACCGTCCGGCGGCCCCACCGGACCGCCCGCGCCTTCCGGCCCCCGCAAGGGGCGCGGGGAACGGCGCGACAAGCCCCCACCGGACCCGCACCCGCACCCGAATCCGAACCCGCCGTCGGCGCGGGCGCCGGGTTCCCGCCGGTGGGGGTGGCCGCTGCCCACCCCCACCGGCACCCCTTTCACCTTCGGGTACGCCGTGGTCCTCCTCCTGACCTCGCTCTTCACCGAGTACGCCGACCCGCACCTGGTGAGCCGCGTGCTCCAGGGCTCCAGCACGGACGTGGTGCACCTGGCGCAGGCGCCGGTACCCGTGCTGATCGCCAGCGCCCTGTGGATCGCCGGCGGCATCTCCTCCGTGTTCGCGATCGCCTTTCTCCTGGTGCTCACCGCGCTGGAGCGGCGCATCGGCGGCCTGCGCACGGCGGGTGTCTTCCTGCTGGGGCACGTCGTGGCGACGCTGGCCACCGAGATACCCGTCGGCCTCTCGGTCCTCGCCGGGCACCTCCCCGACAGTTCCCTGCACCGCTACGACTACGGCATCAGCTTCGGTGTCGCGGCGAGCGCCGGCGCACTGGCCGGGCTCCTGACGCTCTGGCCCCGCCTGCTCCTCCTGGCGGTGTCCGCCTGGCTGGTCGGCGAGGGCCTCGTGGCCTTCACCGACCCCCTGACGAACTGGGGCCACCTGCTGGCCCTGGCCGTCGGGGTCGCCACCTGGCCCTGGGTACGCCGGACCCGGGACCAGGTGGCGACCCCCGAAGCTCAGCTCCAGGACGGCGCCGGAGATCCCACCGGAGCGGCGTAG
- a CDS encoding response regulator transcription factor — protein sequence MEQTHTSHNGTAATPGAQRRVLVVEDDPTIVDAIAARLRAEGFLVQTAGDGPAAVDTAEAWQPDLLILDIMLPGFDGLEVCRRVQAARPVPVMMLTARDDETDMLVGLGVGADDYMTKPFSMRELAARVHVLLRRVERAALAASTPRSGILRLGELEIDHAQRRVRVRADDVHLTPTEFDLLVCLANTPRAVLSREQLLAEVWDWADASGTRTVDSHIKALRRKIGAERIRTVHGVGYALETPTP from the coding sequence ATGGAGCAGACACACACCTCGCACAACGGCACGGCGGCCACGCCGGGCGCTCAGCGCCGGGTGCTGGTGGTCGAGGACGATCCGACGATCGTCGACGCCATCGCCGCCCGGCTTCGCGCCGAGGGATTCCTCGTGCAAACAGCGGGTGACGGACCGGCCGCCGTCGACACGGCCGAGGCATGGCAGCCCGACCTGCTGATCCTCGACATCATGCTGCCGGGCTTCGACGGCCTGGAGGTCTGCCGCCGGGTCCAGGCGGCCCGTCCGGTACCGGTGATGATGCTCACCGCCCGCGACGACGAGACGGACATGCTGGTCGGCCTCGGCGTGGGCGCCGACGACTACATGACGAAGCCGTTCTCGATGCGCGAGCTGGCCGCGCGCGTGCACGTACTGTTGCGCCGCGTGGAGCGTGCCGCCCTGGCCGCGTCCACCCCGCGCTCCGGCATCCTGCGCCTCGGCGAGCTGGAGATCGACCACGCCCAGCGCCGGGTCCGGGTGCGCGCCGACGACGTGCACCTCACGCCCACCGAGTTCGACCTGCTGGTCTGCCTGGCGAACACACCCCGCGCGGTCCTCTCGCGCGAGCAGCTGCTGGCCGAGGTCTGGGACTGGGCGGACGCCTCCGGTACCCGGACCGTGGACAGCCACATCAAGGCGCTGCGCCGGAAGATCGGCGCGGAGCGGATCCGTACGGTGCACGGCGTGGGCTACGCGCTGGAGACCCCGACACCCTAG
- a CDS encoding HAMP domain-containing sensor histidine kinase: MRPFSIKTKLGTLVVVAVFITTGLLMIAVRTETELRFITVFSMIATLLITQFVAHSITAPLDEMNTVARGISHGDYTRRVRGADRRDELGDLAQTINRMADDLEAQERQRKELVANVSHELRTPIAGLRAVLENVVDGVSAADPETMRTALKQTERLGRLVETLLDLSRLDNGVVPLRKRRFEVWPYLSGVLKEANMVASARAGIASGSGSHTRTDVHLHLDVSPPELTAHADPERIHQVVANLIDNAVKHSPPHGRVTVKARRGDGPESLDLEVLDEGPGIPRSEWHRVFERFNRGGVVAPHGPGSDGGTGLGLAIARWAVDLHGGRIGVAESERGCRIQVTLPGVPSPDRLT, translated from the coding sequence GTGCGCCCCTTCTCGATCAAGACCAAGCTCGGCACGCTGGTCGTCGTCGCCGTCTTCATCACCACCGGTCTGCTGATGATCGCGGTGCGCACCGAGACGGAACTGCGCTTCATCACGGTCTTCTCGATGATCGCGACCCTGCTGATCACCCAGTTCGTGGCGCACTCGATCACCGCTCCGCTGGACGAGATGAACACCGTCGCGCGGGGCATCTCGCACGGCGACTACACCCGCCGGGTCAGAGGCGCCGACCGCCGCGACGAGCTGGGCGACCTGGCCCAGACGATCAACCGCATGGCCGACGACCTGGAGGCCCAGGAGCGGCAGCGCAAGGAGCTCGTGGCGAACGTCTCGCACGAGCTGCGCACCCCCATCGCGGGGCTGCGGGCGGTCCTGGAGAACGTGGTGGACGGTGTCTCCGCCGCCGACCCCGAGACGATGCGCACCGCGCTGAAGCAGACGGAGCGCCTCGGCCGGCTGGTGGAGACCCTGCTCGACCTCTCCCGCCTGGACAACGGCGTCGTACCGCTGCGCAAGCGCCGCTTCGAGGTGTGGCCGTACCTGTCGGGCGTACTGAAGGAGGCCAACATGGTGGCCTCCGCGCGCGCGGGCATCGCCTCCGGCTCCGGCAGTCACACGCGTACGGACGTCCATCTGCACCTGGACGTGTCGCCGCCCGAGCTGACCGCGCACGCGGACCCGGAGCGGATCCACCAGGTCGTCGCCAACCTCATCGACAACGCGGTCAAGCACAGCCCGCCGCACGGCCGCGTCACGGTGAAGGCCCGGCGCGGCGACGGCCCCGAGTCCCTGGACCTCGAAGTCCTGGACGAGGGCCCCGGCATCCCGCGCTCGGAGTGGCACCGTGTCTTCGAGCGGTTCAACCGCGGCGGGGTCGTCGCGCCGCACGGCCCGGGCAGCGACGGCGGTACGGGTCTGGGCCTTGCGATCGCCCGCTGGGCGGTCGATCTGCACGGTGGCCGGATCGGCGTGGCCGAATCCGAGCGCGGTTGCCGGATCCAGGTCACTCTTCCGGGAGTGCCCTCGCCGGACAGGTTGACGTAG
- a CDS encoding spermine/spermidine synthase domain-containing protein has product MTAYDAPHGSPQVIDRRDGPYGEVVLRRHGELLQIIANGCFLMDTSDGRSERLLVDAALGALDGRPAPKVLIGGLGVGFSLAHAAADPRWGRITVAERERAIIDWHRAGPLAELSARALADPRTEIIEVDLVAHVNETSDTYDVLCLDIDNGPEWTVTEGNESLYSRAGLAACARVLRKDGVLAVWSAKPSPDFARTLRNAGFRHVRTEEIPVARGVPDVVHLAVRPG; this is encoded by the coding sequence ATGACCGCGTACGACGCCCCGCACGGCAGCCCCCAAGTCATCGACCGCCGCGACGGACCGTACGGCGAGGTGGTGCTGCGCCGCCACGGCGAGCTGCTGCAGATCATCGCCAACGGCTGCTTCCTCATGGACACCTCCGACGGCCGCTCGGAGAGACTGCTGGTCGACGCCGCGCTCGGCGCGCTGGACGGGCGCCCCGCGCCCAAGGTCCTGATCGGCGGCCTCGGCGTCGGCTTCTCCCTCGCACACGCGGCGGCCGACCCCCGCTGGGGCCGTATCACCGTCGCCGAACGGGAGCGGGCCATCATCGACTGGCACCGCGCCGGGCCGCTCGCGGAGCTGTCGGCCCGCGCGCTCGCCGATCCGCGCACCGAGATCATCGAGGTCGACCTCGTCGCCCACGTCAATGAGACATCCGACACGTACGACGTACTGTGCCTCGACATCGACAACGGACCCGAGTGGACCGTCACGGAGGGCAACGAGAGCCTGTACTCACGGGCCGGACTCGCCGCGTGCGCAAGGGTGTTGAGGAAAGACGGGGTACTCGCTGTTTGGTCGGCCAAACCTTCGCCTGATTTCGCAAGAACCTTGCGGAATGCCGGGTTCCGACACGTGCGTACCGAAGAGATCCCCGTTGCCCGGGGCGTTCCGGACGTGGTGCATCTCGCGGTAAGACCTGGATAG
- a CDS encoding lysozyme has product MSVHTSGTAHRSHPRDHLRTRHGAMGILLLSLSLSLSLLIAHPAHAADVPARGSAYMGMGVIPHDGQDGLPTPGDATQTEGVDVSSHQGNVAWSTLWSSGVKWAYVKATEGTYYTNPYFAQQYNGSYNVGMIRGAYHFATPDTTGGAAQANYFVNNGGGWSKDGKTLPGALDIEWNPYGAACYGKTQSAMVTWIRDFLNQYKARTGRDAVIYSATSWWTQCTGNYSGFASANPLWIARYATAVGTLPAGWDYYTMWQYTSSGPTVGDHDKFNGALDRVVALANG; this is encoded by the coding sequence ATGTCCGTGCACACATCCGGGACGGCCCACCGCTCGCACCCGCGCGACCACCTCAGAACGCGCCACGGCGCGATGGGCATCCTGCTCCTGTCCCTCTCCCTGTCCCTCTCCCTCCTCATCGCCCACCCCGCCCACGCGGCCGACGTCCCGGCCCGCGGCTCCGCGTACATGGGCATGGGCGTCATCCCGCACGACGGCCAGGACGGCCTGCCGACCCCGGGCGACGCCACCCAGACGGAGGGCGTGGACGTCAGCAGCCACCAGGGCAACGTCGCCTGGTCGACCCTGTGGAGCAGCGGGGTCAAATGGGCCTATGTGAAGGCCACCGAGGGGACGTACTACACGAACCCCTATTTCGCCCAGCAGTACAACGGCTCGTACAACGTCGGCATGATCCGGGGCGCGTACCACTTCGCGACCCCCGACACGACGGGCGGCGCCGCGCAGGCCAACTACTTCGTGAACAACGGCGGCGGCTGGTCGAAGGACGGCAAGACGCTCCCGGGCGCGCTCGACATCGAGTGGAACCCGTACGGGGCGGCCTGCTACGGCAAGACGCAGAGCGCGATGGTCACCTGGATCCGCGACTTCCTGAACCAGTACAAGGCCCGCACCGGCCGTGACGCCGTCATCTACTCGGCCACCAGCTGGTGGACCCAGTGCACCGGGAACTACTCCGGTTTCGCCTCCGCCAACCCGCTCTGGATCGCCCGTTACGCCACGGCGGTGGGCACGCTCCCCGCGGGCTGGGACTACTACACAATGTGGCAGTACACGTCCTCGGGCCCCACGGTCGGCGACCACGACAAGTTCAACGGCGCCCTCGACCGCGTGGTGGCCCTCGCCAACGGCTGA
- a CDS encoding MarR family winged helix-turn-helix transcriptional regulator, with the protein MHEGGMGEGHRAGSGVPGSGVDQDGGGGGGDSVDRGPVDRGSVDQEFLALERELTVLLRRARASSGEMVREVHPDLESSAYGLLVRLEERGRQRATELAAYIGVGKATMSRQLRALEELGLVAREPDPADGRAWLVHLTDVGRERFGTVRDARRARYVRELASWDRGEVAELARLLHRLNRGVERG; encoded by the coding sequence GTGCACGAGGGCGGTATGGGCGAGGGGCATCGGGCGGGATCCGGCGTTCCGGGGAGTGGTGTGGACCAGGACGGCGGGGGCGGGGGCGGCGATTCCGTGGATCGCGGGCCCGTGGATCGCGGATCCGTGGATCAGGAGTTCCTGGCTCTGGAACGTGAGCTGACCGTTCTGCTGCGGCGGGCGCGGGCGTCCTCCGGGGAGATGGTGCGCGAGGTGCATCCCGATCTGGAGTCCTCCGCGTACGGGCTGCTCGTACGGCTGGAGGAGCGGGGGCGGCAGCGGGCGACGGAGCTCGCCGCGTACATCGGGGTCGGCAAGGCGACGATGTCCCGGCAGTTGCGGGCGCTGGAGGAGCTGGGGCTCGTCGCCCGGGAGCCCGATCCTGCGGATGGGCGGGCCTGGCTCGTGCATCTCACTGACGTGGGGCGGGAGCGGTTCGGGACCGTGCGGGATGCTCGGCGGGCTCGGTATGTTCGCGAACTGGCGAGTTGGGATCGGGGGGAAGTGGCTGAACTGGCGCGGTTGTTGCACCGGCTGAACCGGGGGGTCGAGCGGGGCTGA